The following are from one region of the Sandaracinus amylolyticus genome:
- a CDS encoding c-type cytochrome, giving the protein MSESRRTDPIQGEIVHEYDGILEADNRLPNWWLATFFGAIAFGALYWFAYESWHFAQSPREQYTAAMEAAAEAGGEVSDEMLGLIAENDQRVSDGRNTFASNCAACHGQRGEGQIGPNLTDANWIHGGAPTSLYTTVRNGVPSAGMPAWGPVLGERTVQSVVAYLMSIRDTNVPGREPQGDVWVPGAAPSEGEPAAPSEPAAPAEAPSAAAPSASAPRI; this is encoded by the coding sequence ATGAGTGAGTCGCGCCGGACGGACCCGATCCAGGGCGAGATCGTCCACGAGTACGACGGAATCCTCGAGGCCGACAATCGCCTTCCGAACTGGTGGCTCGCGACGTTCTTCGGCGCGATCGCGTTCGGAGCGCTCTATTGGTTCGCCTACGAGTCGTGGCACTTCGCGCAGAGCCCGCGCGAGCAGTACACGGCGGCGATGGAGGCCGCAGCCGAGGCCGGCGGTGAGGTGAGCGACGAGATGCTCGGGCTGATCGCCGAGAACGATCAGCGCGTGTCCGATGGTCGCAATACCTTCGCGTCGAACTGCGCTGCGTGTCACGGGCAGCGCGGAGAGGGGCAGATCGGTCCGAACCTGACCGACGCGAATTGGATCCACGGCGGCGCGCCCACCAGTCTCTACACCACCGTGCGCAACGGCGTGCCGAGCGCGGGAATGCCGGCGTGGGGCCCGGTGCTCGGCGAGCGAACGGTCCAGTCGGTCGTCGCGTATCTGATGAGCATCCGCGACACGAACGTGCCGGGACGCGAGCCGCAGGGCGACGTCTGGGTCCCGGGCGCGGCGCCGAGCGAAGGTGAGCCCGCGGCGCCGAGCGAGCCCGCGGCGCCGGCCGAGGCGCCGAGCGCGGCCGCACCCTCGGCATCGGCACCGAGGATCTGA
- the ccoG gene encoding cytochrome c oxidase accessory protein CcoG, giving the protein MSSLRHDGSRDYPYPADVGGRFTWARRVTFAVLIAIWAALPWVHVNGRPAMFLDVAARRFFLFGASFNAQDFWLVFFVTTALLFALVVVTTVLGRAWCGWTCPQTVFLEALYRPIERWIEGPRNERMKRDRGPWVFDKVWRKGLKHFLYVFVSLFVAHVFLAYFVSIPSLFEMITRSPAEHPEAFGWMIATSAIFWLDFGWFREQLCLVICPYGRLQSAMVDDDSLVVGYDVGRGEPRGKGKRKESDSRGDCVDCNRCVVVCPTGIDIRNGLQVDCIACTQCIDACDDVMDKIGKPRGLIRYDSLRGLRGEPRKLWRPRLAFYGVLGVLGIVAASLALRAHAPFEANLVRMQGAPYVVERAADAADDVIRNQFQIHLVNKQDEPRTFRIDVIDDSGAEVVLALSEVTIEALGDRRISLIARERRADFAAGERMRVRVSMEGEPEPRDIEAPLLGPIR; this is encoded by the coding sequence GTGAGCTCGCTGAGGCACGACGGCTCGCGCGACTATCCGTATCCCGCGGACGTCGGCGGTCGATTCACGTGGGCACGGCGCGTGACCTTCGCGGTGCTGATCGCGATCTGGGCCGCGCTGCCGTGGGTCCACGTGAATGGCCGTCCGGCGATGTTCCTCGACGTGGCGGCGCGCCGATTCTTCCTCTTCGGCGCGTCGTTCAATGCGCAGGACTTCTGGCTCGTGTTCTTCGTCACCACGGCGCTGCTCTTCGCGCTCGTCGTGGTGACGACGGTGCTCGGGCGCGCATGGTGCGGATGGACGTGCCCGCAGACCGTGTTCCTCGAGGCGCTCTATCGCCCGATCGAGCGCTGGATCGAGGGGCCGCGCAACGAGCGCATGAAGCGCGATCGCGGGCCCTGGGTCTTCGACAAGGTGTGGCGCAAGGGGCTCAAGCATTTCCTCTACGTGTTCGTGAGCCTCTTCGTCGCGCACGTGTTCCTCGCCTATTTCGTCTCGATTCCCTCCCTCTTCGAGATGATCACGCGCAGTCCGGCCGAGCACCCCGAGGCGTTCGGCTGGATGATCGCGACGAGCGCGATCTTCTGGCTCGACTTCGGGTGGTTCCGCGAGCAGCTCTGTCTCGTCATCTGCCCTTATGGCCGACTGCAGTCGGCGATGGTCGACGACGACTCGTTGGTCGTCGGATACGACGTGGGCCGCGGCGAGCCGCGCGGGAAGGGCAAGCGCAAGGAATCCGACTCCCGCGGTGATTGCGTCGACTGCAATCGCTGCGTGGTGGTCTGTCCGACCGGCATCGACATCCGCAATGGCCTCCAGGTCGACTGCATCGCGTGCACCCAGTGCATCGACGCGTGCGACGACGTGATGGACAAGATCGGCAAGCCGCGCGGGCTGATCCGATACGACTCGCTGCGCGGTCTGCGCGGAGAGCCGCGCAAGCTGTGGCGGCCGCGGCTCGCGTTCTACGGCGTGCTCGGTGTGCTCGGGATCGTCGCGGCCTCGCTCGCGCTGCGCGCGCACGCGCCCTTCGAGGCGAACCTCGTGCGGATGCAGGGCGCGCCCTACGTGGTCGAGCGCGCCGCGGACGCGGCCGACGACGTGATCCGCAACCAGTTCCAGATCCACCTCGTGAACAAGCAGGACGAGCCGCGCACGTTCCGCATCGACGTGATCGACGACAGCGGCGCCGAGGTGGTGCTCGCGCTCTCGGAGGTGACCATCGAGGCGCTGGGCGATCGACGTATCTCGCTCATCGCGCGCGAGCGCCGCGCCGACTTCGCCGCGGGCGAGCGGATGCGGGTGCGGGTGTCGATGGAGGGCGAGCCCGAGCCGCGCGACATCGAGGCCCCGCTCCTCGGCCCGATCCGCTGA
- a CDS encoding SDR family NAD(P)-dependent oxidoreductase: MTDALQGKVAVVTGATGNVGWGAARALLDAGADVITPVRSESARARLELSGPRHHVVVADVSTAPGNAALASFVKERFARPDHVVASIGPWWQKGPVIEQSLEELRDVMTTFVESHFLLARTLLPLQRDARGTSYTIVTGAAGEGTIRGAGLLVTAAEAQFGLSRMLRAEHAGDAVRVNELRIHVRIERHARRGVVPSRIAGDAFVALAIGDARSELVRYRGPDAALRPEVES, encoded by the coding sequence ATGACCGATGCGCTGCAGGGCAAGGTCGCCGTCGTCACCGGCGCGACCGGCAACGTGGGGTGGGGCGCGGCGCGCGCGCTCCTCGATGCCGGCGCGGACGTGATCACGCCCGTGCGATCGGAGTCGGCGCGTGCGCGGCTCGAGCTCTCGGGCCCGCGGCACCACGTGGTGGTCGCCGACGTCTCGACCGCGCCAGGCAACGCAGCGCTCGCGTCGTTCGTGAAGGAGCGCTTCGCTCGCCCGGATCACGTCGTCGCGTCGATCGGCCCGTGGTGGCAGAAGGGCCCGGTGATCGAGCAGTCCCTCGAGGAGCTGCGCGACGTGATGACGACATTCGTGGAGAGCCACTTCCTCCTCGCGAGGACGCTGCTCCCGCTGCAGCGCGACGCGCGCGGCACGAGCTACACGATCGTCACCGGCGCCGCGGGCGAGGGCACGATCCGCGGCGCGGGGCTGCTCGTGACCGCTGCCGAGGCGCAATTCGGGCTCTCTCGCATGCTGCGTGCAGAGCACGCGGGTGACGCGGTCCGAGTGAACGAGCTGCGCATCCACGTGCGCATCGAGCGCCACGCGCGTCGCGGCGTCGTTCCTTCGCGCATCGCGGGCGACGCGTTCGTCGCGCTCGCGATCGGCGACGCGCGCAGCGAGCTCGTGCGCTACCGTGGGCCCGACGCCGCTCTACGGCCGGAGGTGGAATCGTGA
- a CDS encoding pirin family protein, translating to MSTLNENEPACIERDHAPLVIASRPRDLGGFAVRRVLPAAKRRLVGPFVFFDEMGPAHFEVGQGMDVRPHPHIGLSTLTYLFEGEITHRDSLGTTQVIVPGEVNWMTAGRGVVHSERIAPEVRARGASLHGIQVWIALPREHEEIDPSFEHHAASALPRFTHGDDSIEMTLITGHAYGHKSPVSTYSETFYVAADAPRGGTLRLTSEHEERALYVVRGEAAWGEDEGMRIGEGEMVVIDGKRDVPIEVAPGSRVMLLGGAHLPGERQIFWNFVSTSAERMERAKADWKAEKFPKVPGDEIERIPLPE from the coding sequence GTGAGCACCCTGAACGAGAACGAGCCCGCCTGCATCGAGCGCGATCACGCGCCGCTCGTGATCGCGAGCCGCCCGCGCGACCTCGGTGGCTTCGCAGTGCGGCGCGTGCTGCCCGCGGCGAAGCGAAGGCTCGTCGGTCCGTTCGTCTTCTTCGACGAGATGGGCCCGGCGCACTTCGAGGTCGGGCAGGGCATGGACGTGCGGCCGCACCCGCACATCGGGCTCTCGACGCTGACCTATCTCTTCGAGGGCGAGATCACGCACCGCGACAGCCTCGGCACGACCCAGGTGATCGTGCCCGGCGAGGTGAACTGGATGACCGCCGGGCGCGGCGTGGTGCACAGCGAGCGCATCGCGCCCGAGGTGCGCGCGCGCGGCGCGTCGCTGCACGGCATCCAGGTGTGGATCGCGCTGCCTCGCGAGCACGAGGAGATCGATCCTTCGTTCGAGCACCACGCCGCGAGCGCGCTGCCGCGCTTCACCCACGGCGACGACTCGATCGAGATGACGCTGATCACCGGGCACGCCTACGGGCACAAGTCGCCGGTGAGCACGTACTCCGAGACGTTCTACGTCGCAGCCGACGCGCCGCGCGGCGGCACGCTGCGTCTCACCAGCGAGCACGAGGAGCGCGCGCTCTACGTCGTGCGCGGCGAGGCCGCGTGGGGCGAGGACGAGGGCATGCGCATCGGCGAGGGCGAGATGGTCGTCATCGACGGCAAGCGCGACGTGCCGATCGAGGTCGCGCCGGGCTCGCGCGTGATGTTGCTCGGCGGCGCGCACCTGCCGGGTGAGCGCCAGATCTTCTGGAACTTCGTGTCGACGTCGGCAGAGCGCATGGAGCGCGCGAAGGCGGACTGGAAGGCGGAGAAGTTCCCGAAGGTCCCGGGCGACGAGATCGAGCGCATCCCGCTGCCGGAGTGA
- the queA gene encoding tRNA preQ1(34) S-adenosylmethionine ribosyltransferase-isomerase QueA, with amino-acid sequence MDARELDFDLPEELIAQTPPAERDAARLLVLSRDTGAIEHRRVLDLPALLAPSLLVVNDTRVLPARLFATKPTGGRVEILLLERTSAPGTRETWNAIARGTKSLRVGMHLSIASGFDAEVIALHEGGELDLALSASPSVREALAAHGHVPLPPYIRRADDASDLERYQTVFAKDEGSVAAPTAGLHFSDRLLAALDAAGHRVARVTLHVGPGTFAPLRTETLDEHVMHEERWEISDATARAIAEARTEGRPVVAIGTTVVRTLESACDEQGIVHAGAGRTRIFIRPPYPFRAIDALFTNFHLPRSTLLALVMAFAGIEPTRRAYREAVDQRYRFFSYGDAMLIRGKK; translated from the coding sequence GTGGACGCACGTGAGCTCGACTTCGATCTTCCCGAAGAGCTGATCGCGCAGACGCCGCCGGCGGAGCGCGATGCGGCGCGACTCCTCGTGCTCTCGCGCGACACCGGCGCGATCGAGCATCGTCGCGTGCTCGATCTGCCCGCGCTGCTCGCGCCCTCGCTGCTCGTGGTGAACGACACGCGCGTGCTGCCGGCGCGGCTCTTCGCGACCAAGCCCACGGGAGGTCGCGTCGAGATCCTCCTGCTCGAGCGCACCAGCGCGCCCGGCACCCGCGAGACCTGGAACGCGATCGCGCGCGGCACGAAGTCGCTGCGCGTCGGGATGCACCTCTCGATCGCGAGCGGGTTCGACGCCGAGGTGATCGCGCTGCACGAAGGAGGCGAGCTCGACCTCGCGCTCTCCGCCTCGCCCTCGGTGCGCGAGGCGCTCGCGGCGCACGGGCACGTGCCGCTGCCGCCGTACATCCGGCGCGCCGACGACGCGAGCGATCTCGAGCGCTACCAGACCGTGTTCGCGAAGGACGAGGGCTCGGTCGCCGCGCCCACCGCGGGGCTCCACTTCTCGGATCGTCTTCTCGCCGCGCTCGACGCGGCGGGCCATCGCGTCGCGCGCGTCACGCTGCACGTCGGCCCGGGCACGTTCGCACCGCTGCGCACCGAGACGCTCGACGAGCACGTGATGCACGAGGAGCGCTGGGAGATCTCGGACGCGACCGCGCGCGCGATCGCCGAGGCGCGCACCGAGGGACGACCCGTCGTCGCGATCGGCACGACGGTCGTGCGCACGCTCGAGTCGGCCTGCGACGAGCAGGGCATCGTGCACGCGGGCGCGGGACGCACCCGCATCTTCATCCGCCCGCCGTATCCGTTCCGCGCGATCGACGCGCTGTTCACGAACTTCCACCTGCCGCGCTCGACCCTGCTCGCGCTCGTGATGGCGTTCGCGGGCATCGAGCCCACGCGACGCGCTTATCGCGAGGCGGTCGATCAGCGCTATCGATTCTTCAGCTACGGCGACGCGATGTTGATCCGAGGGAAGAAGTGA
- the tgt gene encoding tRNA guanosine(34) transglycosylase Tgt: MRTEGFSYREIARDGDARRGVFTTPRAVVQTPVFMPVGTLATVKSQSPDEIEATGARLILANTYHLWLRPGAEIVDAMGGVQKFQSWPHAVLTDSGGFQVFSLADLRTIDDEGVSFKSHLDGRPLRLTPEESMRIQALLGSDVAMAFDECPPGGADRAIIEKALRRTSAWARRCLLAPWREGQARFGIVQGATHVDLRLSHLDDIAGMEAGGREFDGIALGGFSVGEPIPEMYRALTEITPKMPTDKPRYLMGVGTPYDLLHAIGCGIDLFDCVLPTRNARNAQALTWSGRVNMKQARHKRDESPIDRECDCPVCARHSRAYLHHLIRAEEMLGARLLTQHNLWFYGALTRRAREKIEAGAYHAWAAEAAAKMREGDEVGKGAREKPQFPGKHGPGEGEG; this comes from the coding sequence GTGAGAACCGAAGGCTTCTCGTACCGCGAGATCGCGCGCGACGGCGACGCGCGACGTGGTGTGTTCACGACGCCGCGCGCGGTCGTGCAGACGCCGGTGTTCATGCCGGTGGGCACGCTCGCGACGGTGAAGTCGCAGTCGCCCGACGAGATCGAGGCGACCGGGGCGCGCCTCATCCTCGCGAACACCTATCACCTGTGGCTGCGCCCCGGCGCCGAGATCGTCGACGCGATGGGCGGCGTGCAGAAGTTCCAGAGCTGGCCGCACGCCGTGCTCACCGACAGCGGCGGCTTCCAGGTCTTCTCGCTCGCGGATCTGCGCACCATCGACGACGAGGGTGTCTCCTTCAAGTCGCACCTCGACGGTCGTCCGCTGCGCCTCACGCCCGAGGAGTCGATGCGCATCCAGGCGCTGCTCGGCTCGGACGTCGCGATGGCGTTCGACGAGTGTCCGCCCGGCGGCGCGGATCGAGCGATCATCGAGAAGGCACTGCGTCGCACCAGCGCGTGGGCGCGACGCTGCTTGCTCGCGCCGTGGCGCGAAGGACAGGCGCGCTTCGGCATCGTGCAGGGCGCGACGCACGTCGATCTGCGCCTCTCGCACCTCGACGACATCGCGGGCATGGAGGCCGGCGGGCGCGAGTTCGACGGCATCGCGCTCGGCGGGTTCTCGGTGGGCGAGCCGATCCCCGAGATGTACCGCGCGCTCACCGAGATCACGCCGAAGATGCCGACCGACAAGCCGCGCTACCTGATGGGCGTCGGCACGCCCTACGATCTCCTCCACGCGATCGGGTGCGGCATCGATCTCTTCGACTGCGTGCTGCCCACGCGCAACGCGCGCAACGCGCAGGCGCTCACGTGGTCGGGCCGCGTGAACATGAAGCAGGCGCGGCACAAGCGCGACGAGTCGCCGATCGATCGCGAGTGCGACTGCCCGGTGTGTGCACGTCATTCGCGCGCCTATCTGCACCACTTGATCCGCGCCGAGGAGATGCTCGGGGCACGGCTGCTCACGCAGCACAACCTGTGGTTCTACGGCGCGCTCACGCGACGCGCGCGAGAGAAGATCGAAGCCGGCGCCTACCATGCGTGGGCCGCCGAGGCCGCGGCGAAGATGCGCGAGGGCGACGAGGTCGGGAAGGGCGCGCGCGAGAAGCCGCAGTTCCCGGGCAAGCACGGCCCGGGCGAAGGAGAGGGATGA
- a CDS encoding nitroreductase family protein gives MDAMELLLSRRSLGKLGEPAPEGEALDRILRVALRAPDHGALRPWRVLLIRGEARARFGEVMADSLKRRKPSVSDEDLGRERDKALRAPLLVIVAASYKAGAKNIPEVEQLLSAGCVAYGLEIAAQAEGFGAIWKTGDAVYDRGVHERLGLGANDHIVGVLYVGTPTIVPPDGARPTVESIVGEWKG, from the coding sequence ATGGACGCGATGGAGCTGCTCCTCTCACGCCGATCGCTCGGCAAGCTCGGTGAGCCCGCGCCCGAGGGCGAAGCGCTCGATCGCATCCTCCGCGTCGCGCTGCGCGCGCCCGATCACGGCGCGTTGCGCCCGTGGCGCGTGCTGCTGATCCGCGGCGAGGCGCGCGCGCGCTTCGGCGAGGTGATGGCGGACTCGTTGAAGCGGCGGAAGCCCTCGGTGAGCGACGAAGACCTCGGGCGCGAGCGCGACAAGGCGCTCCGCGCGCCGCTGCTCGTGATCGTCGCGGCGTCGTACAAGGCGGGCGCGAAGAACATCCCCGAGGTCGAGCAGCTGCTGAGCGCGGGGTGCGTCGCGTACGGGCTCGAGATCGCGGCGCAGGCCGAGGGCTTCGGCGCGATCTGGAAGACGGGTGACGCGGTCTACGATCGCGGCGTGCACGAGCGCCTGGGCCTCGGCGCGAACGATCACATCGTGGGCGTGCTCTACGTCGGGACGCCGACGATCGTCCCGCCGGACGGAGCCCGCCCGACGGTCGAGAGCATCGTCGGCGAGTGGAAGGGCTGA
- a CDS encoding NAD-dependent epimerase/dehydratase family protein, producing the protein MLRDSTLLLTGGAGFIGTALTRRLLEAGNRVRVFDTLRRNALAEAGLDKAPGVELVVGDVRDLGALEHAAQGVDYVVHMASIAGVDTVLKNPVLTMEISLEGTMNALRASLKVPGLKRFVDFSTSEVFGSYAFRVREADVTSLGAVGEARWTYAVSKLATEHLAHNYWKQHGLPTCSIRPFNIYGPGQVGEGAIHAFVVRALQGKPITIHNEGDQIRSWCYIDDIVDAILLSLTRDDAIGQSFNVGNPRSTITIYQLARLVVQLCGSQSPIEFVEWNFPDVELRIPDVKKAEKLLGFRAQVDLEDGLARTIAWYREKLARAGA; encoded by the coding sequence ATGCTCCGAGATTCCACGCTCCTGCTCACCGGCGGCGCCGGCTTCATCGGCACCGCGCTCACGCGCCGCCTGCTCGAGGCGGGCAACCGCGTGCGGGTGTTCGACACGCTGCGCCGCAACGCGCTCGCCGAGGCGGGCCTCGACAAGGCGCCGGGCGTCGAGCTCGTCGTCGGCGACGTGCGCGATCTCGGCGCGCTCGAGCACGCGGCGCAGGGCGTCGACTACGTGGTGCACATGGCGTCGATCGCGGGCGTCGACACCGTGCTCAAGAACCCCGTGCTCACGATGGAGATCAGCCTCGAGGGCACGATGAACGCGCTGCGCGCGTCGCTGAAGGTGCCGGGGCTCAAGCGCTTCGTGGACTTCTCGACGAGCGAGGTGTTCGGCAGCTATGCGTTCCGCGTGCGCGAGGCCGACGTGACGAGCCTCGGCGCGGTCGGCGAGGCGCGATGGACGTACGCGGTGTCGAAGCTCGCGACCGAGCACCTCGCGCACAACTACTGGAAGCAGCACGGTCTTCCCACCTGCTCGATCCGCCCGTTCAACATCTACGGGCCGGGCCAGGTCGGCGAGGGCGCGATCCACGCGTTCGTCGTGCGCGCGCTCCAGGGCAAGCCGATCACGATCCACAACGAAGGCGATCAGATCCGGTCGTGGTGCTACATCGACGACATCGTCGACGCGATCCTGCTCTCGCTCACGCGTGACGACGCGATCGGCCAGTCGTTCAACGTCGGCAACCCGCGCAGCACGATCACGATCTACCAGCTCGCGCGGCTCGTCGTGCAGCTCTGCGGGAGCCAGTCGCCGATCGAATTCGTCGAGTGGAACTTCCCCGACGTCGAGCTGCGCATCCCCGACGTGAAGAAGGCGGAGAAGCTGCTCGGCTTCCGCGCGCAGGTCGATCTGGAGGACGGCCTCGCGCGTACGATCGCGTGGTATCGCGAGAAGCTCGCGCGCGCTGGAGCTTGA
- a CDS encoding PspA/IM30 family protein: protein MGPARTTRCFLKRERRGNLRSRGAEKAMGIFDRFNRVLKSNLNSLVDRAEDPAKLLDQTVLDMENELKRAKKELVTQLGTAKRLEKKVVEHGDEVKSWEDKAVLALRSGDEQLAREALKMKQKARTTQDNVQKQADAAFGSARDLQSTLEQIEAKIEDLKARKTTLAAQVRRARESSSAGGAGGGRFGAETLDGLDQLSGRIDQLEAEVEASNLLDDPERAAVERRFRDLEKKSGGAVVEDELAALKRKLEGS, encoded by the coding sequence ATGGGACCAGCGCGCACGACGCGTTGCTTCCTAAAGCGCGAGCGCCGTGGCAACCTGCGATCTCGCGGAGCGGAGAAGGCGATGGGCATCTTCGATCGTTTCAACCGGGTCCTGAAGTCGAACCTCAACTCGTTGGTCGACCGCGCCGAGGATCCCGCGAAGCTCCTCGACCAGACCGTTCTCGACATGGAGAACGAGCTGAAGCGCGCGAAGAAGGAGCTGGTCACGCAGCTCGGCACCGCGAAGCGCCTCGAGAAGAAGGTCGTGGAGCACGGTGACGAGGTGAAGAGCTGGGAGGACAAGGCGGTCCTCGCCCTCCGCTCGGGCGACGAGCAGCTCGCGCGCGAAGCGCTGAAGATGAAGCAGAAGGCGAGGACCACGCAGGACAACGTCCAGAAGCAGGCCGACGCCGCGTTCGGGAGCGCCCGCGATCTGCAGAGCACGCTCGAGCAGATCGAGGCGAAGATCGAGGACCTCAAGGCCCGCAAGACGACGCTCGCCGCGCAGGTCCGCCGCGCACGCGAGAGCAGCAGCGCGGGCGGCGCCGGCGGCGGTCGCTTCGGTGCGGAGACGCTCGACGGGCTCGATCAGCTCTCGGGCCGCATCGATCAGCTCGAGGCCGAGGTCGAGGCGTCGAACCTGCTCGACGATCCCGAGCGCGCGGCGGTCGAGCGGCGGTTCCGCGATCTCGAGAAGAAGAGCGGCGGCGCGGTCGTCGAGGACGAGCTCGCGGCGCTCAAGCGCAAGCTCGAAGGCTCCTGA
- a CDS encoding methyltransferase-like protein 9: MGDAGRADLVGLSAPALEVLPASLASRYLARPDDADTRAWLDANASRPHGALATMVHRTLRRVASDYDVDAWLGMHPMHLLGTSSWRALLGAERLGGALLDVGAGNGDVTATLAPLFDRVVATETSRPMVRRLRAKGFDAHAIDLATGSLPETSPRFRAIALLDVLDRCARPRSLLDAALAALEPRGALIIASPLPMRPHVDVGGHTVDPDEPLGVEGERFEDALVSLVETLLAPRGLEVERWTRAPYLARGDHDAPLHVLDDVVLVARPR; the protein is encoded by the coding sequence GTGGGTGACGCGGGTCGCGCTGATCTCGTTGGCCTGAGCGCGCCCGCGCTCGAGGTGCTGCCGGCATCGCTCGCGTCGCGCTACCTCGCGCGTCCGGACGACGCCGACACGCGCGCCTGGCTCGACGCGAACGCATCGCGCCCCCACGGCGCGCTCGCCACGATGGTGCATCGCACGCTGCGGCGCGTGGCGTCCGACTACGACGTCGATGCGTGGCTCGGGATGCACCCGATGCACCTGCTCGGCACGTCGTCGTGGCGCGCGCTGCTCGGCGCCGAGCGGCTCGGCGGCGCGCTGCTCGACGTGGGCGCGGGGAACGGCGACGTGACCGCGACCCTCGCGCCCCTCTTCGATCGGGTGGTCGCGACCGAGACCTCGCGCCCGATGGTCCGTCGGCTGCGCGCGAAGGGCTTCGATGCGCACGCGATCGATCTCGCGACCGGGTCGCTGCCCGAAACGTCGCCGCGGTTCCGCGCGATCGCGCTGCTCGACGTGCTCGATCGCTGCGCGCGCCCGCGCTCACTGCTCGACGCCGCGCTCGCCGCGCTCGAGCCGCGCGGTGCGCTGATCATCGCGTCGCCGCTCCCGATGCGACCGCACGTCGACGTCGGCGGGCACACCGTCGATCCCGACGAGCCGCTGGGCGTGGAGGGCGAGCGCTTCGAGGACGCGCTGGTCTCGCTGGTGGAGACGCTGCTCGCGCCGCGTGGGCTCGAGGTCGAGCGATGGACGCGCGCGCCCTATCTCGCGCGCGGAGATCACGACGCGCCGCTCCACGTGCTCGATGACGTGGTGCTCGTCGCGCGCCCGCGCTGA
- a CDS encoding DUF2752 domain-containing protein, giving the protein MPTPTGLGIEPGTWVSRLTWAILFALPTAVFITAAWLTPNPEGHGTHTQLGLPPCGFLVFTGYPCPGCGLTTAFAYMIRLDVIGAWHANPFGIALFLAVALFIPFAALGFVRGWSVVSALDRVHAEKVAIVLALLSVMSWVTRVALISLA; this is encoded by the coding sequence ATGCCGACCCCGACCGGGCTCGGGATCGAGCCCGGGACGTGGGTCTCGCGGCTGACCTGGGCGATCCTCTTCGCGCTGCCGACGGCGGTGTTCATCACCGCGGCGTGGCTCACGCCGAACCCCGAGGGCCACGGCACGCACACCCAGCTCGGCCTCCCGCCCTGCGGCTTCCTCGTGTTCACCGGGTATCCGTGCCCGGGCTGCGGCCTCACCACGGCGTTCGCGTACATGATCCGCCTCGACGTGATCGGGGCGTGGCACGCGAACCCGTTCGGCATCGCGCTCTTCCTCGCGGTGGCGCTCTTCATCCCGTTCGCGGCGCTCGGGTTCGTGCGCGGCTGGTCGGTGGTGTCGGCGCTCGATCGCGTGCACGCGGAGAAGGTCGCGATCGTGCTCGCGCTGCTCTCCGTGATGTCGTGGGTGACGCGGGTCGCGCTGATCTCGTTGGCCTGA
- a CDS encoding ATP-binding protein → MPDDQSRRVVCSDARDRLVASIVVRAFARSLGFPPRACLELAIAAAELASNAVRHGGGGVLDVRVLRHDARLGLELECSDEGTGIADPDAAVRDGWSRGRTLGPDDPWHEGLGRGLGAVARAVDELVFAPAREGRHVVRARRWLPRPRA, encoded by the coding sequence ATGCCTGACGACCAGTCGCGCCGCGTCGTGTGCAGCGATGCGCGCGACCGTCTCGTCGCGTCGATCGTGGTGCGCGCGTTCGCGCGTTCGCTCGGGTTCCCGCCGCGCGCGTGCCTCGAGCTCGCGATCGCGGCGGCCGAGCTCGCCTCGAACGCGGTGCGCCACGGCGGCGGCGGTGTGCTCGACGTGCGCGTGCTGCGCCACGACGCGCGCCTCGGGCTCGAGCTCGAGTGCTCCGACGAGGGCACCGGCATCGCCGATCCCGACGCGGCGGTGCGCGACGGTTGGTCGCGCGGTCGCACGCTCGGCCCCGACGACCCGTGGCACGAGGGCCTGGGACGCGGCCTCGGCGCGGTCGCGCGCGCGGTCGACGAGCTCGTGTTCGCGCCTGCGCGCGAGGGTCGTCACGTGGTGCGCGCGCGCCGCTGGCTCCCCCGCCCGCGCGCTTGA
- a CDS encoding STAS domain-containing protein has translation MRPRTTTSFDRSATTTIPILELWGNLVVPLQGEIRDSQMDELRERLLARLRDRGARGLVIDASGVWLLDSHLCSVVSRIARAARLMGAETLLCGLGPDVVTTLLDMGIELEGIQTALGLEEALERLGVHAETQDDDDDVWDELWDEEDERDDAGERDARDA, from the coding sequence GTGAGGCCGAGGACGACGACGAGCTTCGATCGATCTGCGACGACGACGATCCCGATCCTCGAGCTCTGGGGGAACCTGGTGGTCCCGCTCCAGGGCGAGATCCGCGACTCGCAGATGGACGAGCTGCGCGAGCGGCTGCTCGCGCGGCTGCGCGATCGCGGTGCCCGCGGGCTCGTGATCGACGCGTCGGGCGTGTGGCTGCTCGACAGCCATCTGTGCTCGGTGGTGAGCCGCATCGCGCGGGCCGCGCGCCTGATGGGCGCGGAGACGCTGCTCTGCGGGCTCGGGCCCGACGTGGTCACGACGCTGCTCGACATGGGCATCGAGCTCGAGGGCATCCAGACCGCGCTCGGGCTCGAGGAGGCGCTCGAGCGCCTCGGCGTGCACGCGGAGACGCAGGACGACGACGACGACGTGTGGGACGAGCTCTGGGACGAGGAGGACGAGCGCGACGATGCCGGTGAGCGCGACGCGCGCGATGCCTGA